One Deinococcus sp. LM3 genomic region harbors:
- a CDS encoding ABC transporter permease subunit — MAQRPAERGAARRPGGRGGLPPEEALRLVGMEEYGSYFPAQLSGGMRARVALARALAQSGDVLLLDEPFAALDALVRERFNAELRHLHEKTGRTTVLVTHSIREAVWLADRVAVLRDGRIVEVLDTRGEGRVSAYTDGLEAHLRTVLGTGDSTRVRSDVPAARSAGWLLPLLAVGLALLGWQLGAAALNQPFLLPTPSAVWQEAARTAPALAEAFGVTVRTALLGTLLGALGGVLIGYPLAKWRALERFLSPFVVASQSTPIVVLAPLLVSWLGFGFLPAVVVSALSALYPIMVATLVGVRELEATFHELFSTLRASWWQRLTRLELPGALPVMLGGLRLAASLALIGAVVWEFVDPNQKGLGLAVQVAGVYQNKAAQFAAIALLIGYGVLVYALITGLERRVMRRRGR; from the coding sequence GTGGCGCAGCGCCCTGCGGAACGTGGCGCTGCCCGCCGACCTGGGGGCCGGGGGGGCCTGCCGCCCGAGGAGGCGCTGCGGCTGGTGGGCATGGAGGAGTACGGTTCTTACTTCCCGGCGCAACTGTCGGGCGGGATGCGGGCGCGGGTGGCGCTGGCCCGCGCGCTGGCGCAGAGCGGGGACGTGCTGCTGCTGGACGAGCCGTTCGCGGCGCTCGACGCGCTGGTCCGCGAGCGCTTCAATGCCGAATTGCGGCACCTGCACGAGAAGACGGGCCGGACGACGGTGCTCGTCACGCACTCGATCCGGGAGGCGGTGTGGCTGGCCGACCGGGTGGCGGTCCTGCGCGACGGGCGGATCGTCGAGGTGCTCGACACGCGCGGCGAGGGCCGCGTGAGCGCCTACACCGACGGGCTGGAGGCGCACCTGCGAACCGTGCTGGGCACCGGCGACAGCACCCGCGTGCGCTCGGACGTGCCGGCCGCGCGCAGTGCCGGGTGGCTGCTGCCGCTGCTGGCTGTGGGGCTGGCGCTGCTGGGCTGGCAGCTGGGCGCGGCGGCGCTGAACCAGCCGTTCCTGCTGCCCACGCCCAGCGCGGTGTGGCAGGAGGCCGCCCGGACCGCTCCGGCGCTGGCCGAGGCGTTCGGGGTGACGGTCCGCACGGCGCTGCTGGGCACGCTGCTGGGCGCGCTGGGCGGCGTGCTGATCGGGTACCCGCTGGCGAAGTGGCGGGCGCTGGAACGCTTTCTCAGTCCGTTCGTGGTGGCGTCGCAGAGCACGCCGATCGTGGTGCTCGCGCCGCTGCTGGTGTCGTGGCTGGGCTTCGGGTTCCTGCCGGCAGTAGTCGTGTCGGCCCTGAGCGCCCTGTACCCGATCATGGTGGCGACCCTGGTGGGCGTGCGCGAGCTGGAGGCGACCTTCCATGAGCTGTTCAGCACGCTGCGCGCGTCGTGGTGGCAGCGGCTGACGCGGCTGGAACTGCCGGGCGCGCTGCCGGTCATGCTGGGCGGCCTGCGGCTGGCGGCCAGTCTGGCGCTGATCGGGGCAGTCGTGTGGGAGTTCGTGGACCCCAACCAGAAGGGCCTGGGGCTGGCCGTGCAGGTGGCAGGCGTGTACCAGAACAAGGCGGCTCAGTTCGCAGCGATCGCGTTGCTGATCGGGTACGGGGTGCTGGTGTACGCGCTGATCACGGGCCTGGAACGCCGCGTGATGCGGCGGCGGGGTCGGTAG
- a CDS encoding NUDIX domain-containing protein, with amino-acid sequence MDRPLVCVGALVWDKGGRVLLVRTTKWRGLWGVPGGKVEWGETLLDAVTREFREEVGLELRDVLYAQTQESVLSPEFHKPAHMLLVDFFASTDGHEITPNEEIEEWAWVHLSGALDYPLNGVTRTLVELALRRGEQ; translated from the coding sequence ATGGACAGACCGCTGGTGTGTGTGGGGGCGCTCGTGTGGGACAAAGGTGGCCGGGTGCTGCTGGTGCGCACCACGAAATGGCGCGGCCTGTGGGGCGTGCCCGGAGGCAAGGTCGAGTGGGGCGAGACGCTGCTGGACGCCGTGACCCGCGAGTTCCGCGAGGAGGTGGGCCTGGAGTTGCGGGACGTGCTGTACGCGCAGACGCAGGAATCGGTCCTGAGCCCGGAGTTCCATAAGCCCGCGCACATGCTGCTGGTGGATTTCTTTGCCAGCACCGACGGGCACGAGATCACCCCGAACGAGGAGATCGAGGAGTGGGCCTGGGTGCACCTGTCCGGGGCGCTGGACTACCCGCTGAACGGCGTGACGCGCACGCTGGTGGAACTGGCGCTGCGGCGGGGTGAGCAGTGA
- a CDS encoding DMT family transporter, which produces MSAASSARLDALSLGAILVTIVFWASAFAGIRAGLEAFTPGHVTLYRFLVASAALGVYALAARIPVPPLADLGRIAALSFSGITLYHVCLNYGEVSVPAGTASLIIAAGPVITALLATRFGGERLNALGWAGTLVSLGGVALIVLGGGQGLEFTRGALLILAAAVFTSVYFVFQKPLLRRMNPLHFTVWSLMLGTVPMLVFLPGFGAELRAAPLDAHLAMVYIGLFPAALAYLTWTFALARVGAGVTTSFLYVSPVFAVLIAWMWLGEVPTRLTLLGGLIAVAGVVLVNTRGRPAPLAGSRA; this is translated from the coding sequence ATGAGTGCCGCTTCCTCCGCCCGCCTGGACGCCCTTTCGCTGGGCGCGATTCTGGTCACGATCGTGTTCTGGGCGTCGGCCTTCGCCGGGATCCGCGCGGGGCTGGAGGCCTTCACGCCGGGTCACGTGACGCTGTACCGCTTTCTGGTGGCGAGCGCGGCGCTGGGCGTGTACGCGCTGGCCGCGCGGATTCCGGTACCGCCACTGGCGGACCTGGGGCGGATCGCGGCGCTGAGTTTCTCGGGCATCACGCTGTACCACGTGTGCCTGAACTACGGCGAGGTGAGCGTCCCGGCGGGCACGGCCAGCCTGATCATCGCGGCGGGGCCGGTCATCACGGCGCTGCTGGCCACGCGCTTCGGTGGGGAGCGGCTGAACGCGCTGGGCTGGGCGGGCACGCTGGTCAGTCTGGGGGGCGTGGCGCTGATCGTACTGGGGGGCGGGCAGGGCCTGGAGTTCACGCGCGGGGCGCTGCTGATCCTGGCGGCGGCCGTGTTCACGAGCGTGTACTTCGTGTTTCAGAAGCCGCTGCTGCGGCGCATGAATCCGCTGCACTTCACGGTGTGGTCGCTGATGCTGGGGACCGTGCCGATGCTGGTGTTCCTGCCGGGTTTCGGGGCCGAGCTGCGGGCCGCGCCGCTGGACGCGCACCTGGCGATGGTGTACATCGGGCTGTTCCCGGCGGCGCTGGCGTACCTGACCTGGACGTTCGCGCTCGCGCGGGTGGGGGCGGGCGTGACGACCTCGTTCCTGTACGTGTCGCCGGTGTTCGCGGTGCTGATCGCCTGGATGTGGCTGGGCGAGGTGCCGACCCGCCTGACGCTGCTGGGCGGCCTGATCGCGGTGGCGGGCGTGGTGCTGGTGAACACGCGCGGGCGGCCCGCGCCGCTCGCCGGGAGCCGCGCGTGA
- the tmpR gene encoding bifunctional dihydropteridine reductase/dihydrofolate reductase TmpR, with product MTDGTDTAPDQAASQGRGTALVTGASRGIGRALAVALAAEGFDVAVHYRGSEADAQETARLCREQGGQAAALQADLTDPAQARALVRAAHAAFPESGLAVLVNNVGNYVNRPLLDTTDAEWADMLGSNLTATFATCQEAAPLLRARGWGRIVNLGYAGASSNVARPGIVPYVIAKAGVLQLSRSLAVVLAGSGVSVNVVSPGVIDTSVSQPVAQIPAGRPGTVPELVQAALSFVRASDYLTGQELEVAGGWNL from the coding sequence GTGACGGACGGGACCGACACCGCCCCGGATCAGGCTGCCTCCCAGGGCCGGGGAACGGCGCTCGTGACCGGCGCGTCGCGGGGCATCGGGCGGGCGCTGGCGGTCGCGCTGGCCGCCGAGGGCTTCGACGTGGCGGTGCATTACCGGGGCAGCGAGGCCGACGCGCAGGAAACGGCGCGGCTGTGCCGGGAGCAGGGGGGGCAGGCCGCCGCGTTGCAGGCGGACCTGACCGACCCGGCCCAGGCGCGGGCGCTGGTCCGCGCGGCGCACGCGGCCTTCCCGGAATCGGGACTGGCGGTGCTGGTGAACAACGTGGGCAACTACGTGAACCGCCCGCTGCTGGACACCACGGACGCCGAGTGGGCCGACATGCTGGGCAGCAACCTGACCGCCACCTTCGCCACCTGTCAGGAGGCGGCGCCGCTGCTGCGGGCGCGCGGCTGGGGACGCATCGTGAACCTGGGGTACGCGGGGGCCTCTTCGAACGTGGCGCGGCCCGGCATCGTGCCGTACGTGATCGCCAAGGCCGGGGTGCTGCAACTGAGCCGGTCGCTGGCGGTGGTGCTGGCCGGCAGTGGGGTCAGCGTGAACGTGGTCAGTCCCGGCGTGATCGACACCAGCGTCAGCCAGCCGGTCGCGCAGATTCCGGCCGGGCGGCCCGGCACCGTCCCGGAACTGGTGCAGGCGGCGCTGTCGTTCGTGCGGGCCAGCGATTACCTGACCGGGCAGGAACTGGAAGTGGCAGGCGGCTGGAACTTGTAG
- a CDS encoding YbaY family lipoprotein, whose protein sequence is MNFFTLTTRSLPGLLLACALNAAPAGAQIILTPVTPPTTPSATPRSAADPAPRGDLPAGWREVRGTLRPDPARPLPTLPPGTQATLTIRDSARPDTPLVRVSFPVRRLPTPYWLNFNPARLQSGHRYTVQAVLTDAAGTTLWRAQAPLPGTTRALLPLTPQPTTP, encoded by the coding sequence ATGAACTTTTTCACACTCACTACCCGGTCGCTGCCGGGCCTGCTGCTGGCGTGCGCCCTGAACGCCGCGCCCGCCGGCGCCCAGATCATCCTCACGCCGGTCACGCCGCCCACCACTCCGTCGGCCACCCCCCGCAGCGCAGCCGACCCGGCCCCCAGGGGGGACCTGCCCGCCGGCTGGCGCGAGGTTCGCGGCACCCTGCGACCCGACCCGGCCCGCCCGCTGCCCACCCTGCCGCCCGGCACGCAGGCCACCCTGACCATCCGCGACAGCGCCCGCCCGGACACCCCGCTCGTCCGCGTGAGTTTCCCGGTCAGGCGCCTCCCCACCCCGTACTGGCTGAACTTCAATCCCGCCCGCCTCCAGAGCGGACACCGCTACACCGTGCAGGCCGTCCTGACCGACGCGGCCGGAACGACGCTGTGGCGCGCGCAGGCGCCGCTGCCCGGCACGACGCGCGCCCTGCTGCCCCTCACGCCCCAGCCGACCACGCCGTAA